The following coding sequences lie in one Niabella agricola genomic window:
- a CDS encoding discoidin domain-containing protein, translating into MKRVHGLLVAILSVSVILVSGCKKYGFNIPDGYNVDSLKTNVTIDTSGKNEDNSFLQHVRMFPGLVEPGEARLQNAQVVLNLNYLKAQRSYLMMYVEPGYSTSRIYSTGMYAPPGGEITITVPAGVTGLSCQVGIWSNTVSGNMRYSRIITRQELFPGVNKIKNLFGGHVYILPSYPVENPVALSFSGTCKSPDFVLGTTAAAAWKQAIQNSGVPWFELASSTMVLTLPVDKMKAYLALHPDFDPVQVMQQWDNMIQTDFNGWAGLTAGSVDPAHRSPQFPWRTALDAQPSYLTGAYPLFALNTDEWMHKLLAVNDETITGVSQSWDMVTALGLLYAQPKWIWSGLFQASVGNLFLFERAKRLNITDMTGFNPQLFNAQVVTEALRFSNDPTINPATNLAKSFDNDSRLNSAIRKTIPFLQIFEKLKSADNTKDGYGFMTYIFKKTRDTPLRIFINDDARKDFLYESLCEYTGLNCIFFFRAWGINISPTKQSEMAAKYPVMLTKNIWQYNPLTKTGGDSTVLNLPGLPFSRALWTVSADSYEPNGEGPPNGWPISAIDGNVGTFWHTQWQGGGPAFPHWFLIDMHEALPVSGMIFTPRQSDCCRNIPKDYKIYIGNTTDEAGMTLAAQGVFQNNNSTQRVNFTTPVTGRFIKLVFASGYSNTYAVMAEIQAF; encoded by the coding sequence ATGAAAAGGGTACATGGCTTATTAGTGGCTATCCTATCTGTATCTGTCATCCTTGTATCGGGCTGTAAGAAATATGGGTTTAATATACCGGATGGGTATAATGTAGACTCGTTAAAAACAAATGTAACGATAGATACCTCCGGTAAAAATGAGGATAACAGTTTTTTGCAGCACGTGCGGATGTTTCCGGGCCTGGTGGAACCGGGTGAGGCAAGGCTGCAGAATGCCCAGGTGGTGCTGAACCTCAATTACCTCAAGGCGCAACGAAGCTACCTGATGATGTATGTGGAGCCGGGTTACAGCACCAGCCGCATTTACAGTACAGGTATGTATGCGCCGCCAGGCGGGGAAATTACCATTACTGTTCCGGCCGGGGTTACCGGGCTTAGCTGCCAGGTGGGAATCTGGTCCAATACGGTTAGCGGCAACATGCGTTATTCTCGTATCATTACCAGGCAGGAGCTCTTCCCTGGTGTCAATAAAATCAAAAACCTGTTTGGGGGACATGTGTATATACTGCCGTCATATCCGGTCGAGAACCCGGTTGCACTCAGTTTTTCGGGCACCTGCAAAAGTCCTGATTTTGTATTGGGCACTACTGCCGCTGCAGCCTGGAAGCAGGCTATTCAAAACTCGGGAGTGCCCTGGTTTGAGCTGGCTTCGTCTACCATGGTGCTTACATTGCCCGTAGACAAAATGAAAGCTTACCTGGCCCTGCATCCGGATTTTGACCCTGTACAGGTGATGCAGCAGTGGGATAATATGATACAAACCGACTTTAATGGCTGGGCGGGGCTCACTGCAGGGTCGGTCGATCCGGCACATCGGTCGCCACAATTTCCCTGGCGTACAGCCTTGGATGCCCAGCCCTCTTACCTCACAGGAGCCTACCCGTTGTTTGCTTTAAACACCGACGAATGGATGCACAAACTGCTTGCGGTAAATGACGAAACAATAACCGGCGTCAGCCAGTCGTGGGATATGGTTACAGCGCTGGGTTTACTGTATGCCCAGCCCAAATGGATCTGGAGCGGATTATTCCAGGCTTCCGTGGGTAACCTGTTTTTGTTTGAGCGCGCCAAAAGGCTTAACATTACCGATATGACCGGGTTTAACCCGCAACTCTTTAATGCGCAAGTAGTAACTGAAGCGTTGCGCTTTTCGAATGACCCCACCATTAACCCTGCTACCAACCTTGCCAAAAGCTTTGATAATGATTCCCGGCTGAACAGTGCTATCCGGAAGACCATACCCTTCCTGCAAATCTTTGAAAAGCTTAAGAGTGCAGACAATACAAAAGATGGTTATGGTTTTATGACGTATATTTTTAAAAAGACCCGTGATACACCGCTCCGCATATTCATTAATGACGATGCCCGCAAGGATTTCTTGTATGAATCGCTTTGCGAGTATACCGGCCTGAACTGTATTTTCTTCTTCCGGGCCTGGGGGATTAATATTAGCCCCACAAAGCAATCGGAGATGGCTGCTAAGTACCCGGTGATGCTCACCAAAAATATATGGCAGTATAACCCCCTTACCAAAACGGGAGGCGATTCCACCGTACTCAATTTGCCCGGTCTGCCTTTTTCAAGGGCGCTGTGGACGGTTTCGGCAGACTCATATGAGCCCAATGGTGAAGGACCTCCCAACGGCTGGCCGATATCGGCAATTGATGGCAATGTGGGTACTTTCTGGCACACCCAATGGCAGGGCGGCGGTCCCGCATTTCCACACTGGTTCCTGATCGATATGCACGAGGCACTTCCGGTTTCCGGAATGATATTCACCCCAAGGCAGAGTGATTGTTGCAGGAATATACCAAAAGACTATAAGATTTATATTGGAAATACTACAGACGAGGCTGGTATGACCCTGGCCGCGCAAGGTGTATTCCAGAATAATAACAGTACCCAACGGGTTAATTTTACGACCCCGGTAACCGGGCGGTTTATAAAACTGGTGTTTGCGAGCGGCTATAGTAATACTTATGCTGTTATGGCGGAGATACAGGCGTTTTAA